One window of the Triticum dicoccoides isolate Atlit2015 ecotype Zavitan chromosome 3B, WEW_v2.0, whole genome shotgun sequence genome contains the following:
- the LOC119281338 gene encoding transcription repressor OFP3-like, translated as MDESPHRRTGVGTGVRLKQKLAQLLVRSSCISNATKTTTTPATAFVSLDKANTNPHQEPLHSPDLCTHCTYQRPNLVEGSRSSRHRHRSASVVHASVDYPGGVSGRRPVHSIVPLLPPSVQTNDAKKSRGARSRSVSRRHRSYSSCRRLRRPRMNSVPYSCSPSTATDDESGEDAETTTLFSSLSFSSDSTCEFYHTNSSNASRKSHRNGLRRAPRRALPSARDPPDAFQPRVNLATKHNYCKNSKREEDANAIKKMVVEEIGAIGVGMAVVKRSSNPYADFRSSMVEMVVERRIANVGKMEELLESYLSLNSPEHHQAIIAAFEDVWEAFFGEA; from the coding sequence ATGGACGAAAGCCCCCACCGCCGCACCGGCGTTGGCACCGGAGTCCGGCTGAAGCAGAAACTCGCACAGCTCCTTGTGCGTTCTTCTTGCATCAGCAACGCCACCAAGACCACAACCACCCCGGCCACTGCCTTCGTTAGCCTCGATAAGGCCAACACCAACCCCCACCAAGAGCCACTACATTCCCCTGACTTATGCACCCACTGCACCTATCAGAGGCCCAACCTTGTGGAAGGCAGCCGCTCAAGCCGCCACCGTCACCGCAGCGCGTCGGTCGTCCACGCCTCCGTCGACTACCCAGGTGGGGTCTCCGGTCGCCGTCCTGTTCACTCCATTGTTCCTCTCCTGCCGCCATCGGTGCAGACAAACGATGCAAAGAAGAGCAGGGGTGCACGCTCTAGGTCGGTGTCAAGGCGGCATCGCTCATACTCCTCTTGTCGGCGTCTGCGGCGGCCGCGGATGAACTCCGTGCCGTACAGCTGCTCTCCGTCCACGGCGACCGACGACGAAAGCGGCGAGGATGCTGAGACGACGACGCTCTTCTCGTCCCTCAGCTTCTCCTCCGACTCGACCTGCGAGTTTTACCACACCAACAGTAGCAATGCCTCCAGGAAGAGCCACAGGAACGGGCTTCGCAGAGCGCCCCGGCGCGCGTTGCCAAGTGCCAGGGACCCACCCGATGCCTTCCAGCCGCGGGTTAACTTGGCGACGAAGCACAACTACTGCAAGAACAGCAAAAGGGAGGAGGATGCGAATGCGATCAAGAAGATGGTCGTGGAAGAAATCGGAGCCATTGGCGTGGGCATGGCGGTGGTGAAGCGATCGAGCAACCCATACGCAGACTTCCGGAGCTCGATGGTGGAGATGGTCGTGGAGCGCCGTATCGCCAACGTGGGGAAGATGGAGGAGCTCCTGGAGTCGTACCTCTCGCTCAACTCGCCCGAGCACCACCAGGCAATCATCGCCGCCTTCGAGGACGTCTGGGAGGCCTTCTTCGGCGAGGCGTGA